One Zingiber officinale cultivar Zhangliang chromosome 10B, Zo_v1.1, whole genome shotgun sequence genomic window, AACGatttttaaacaatcaaataaacttaaatCAGGACTCCATGACATCTAGATGAATTGAgcacaagtcaagttcaaatcaagataatcttaaaaaaaacaaaaaaattttggACGACCATTTCAAAAGACATGGTGCTTCTGAGCCCATGCTCTTAAATTTTCATATTTGAAGCAACAGCCAATTTAATCTTGAATAACTAGTTTCTCTCTTTCTCATTCTAGTGCAATGGTGGATTAACAAACCTAAGGAGTTATCTAGTTAGTTAATTGAAAAGAACTATTTGATAAAGTCTACTGGCTTTTAGATTTCTTCCATAAAAGACTCTCAATCTCTGTTTTCCCTTGCGAAACTATTCTCTATAAACACACATTTTCTTCTTAGCTAATCGCTTACTTATACCACAACATTGTGGCgaacattggattaaatatttGCATCACTCCATAGATTGTAAACAATGACTAAATACACCTTACTGAAAAGAAAGGCAAACACTTTCTCCAGTAAGATTCATATGAGAAACACAACTGCTTCAATCAACTCAAGTTGTCATCAGCAACTTTAGAAAAGCTTCCAAATGACTAGAATGATACTTGATTTGAGGAACTAAATACACTCGACCATGACCAGTTCATGCGACAGCTAGATACGACGGAGTAATTGAAAATGCACAAAATGAAGGACAGATAATGTTCAGGGGCATCACAAACAAGTTCATGATTGACCACAACACTgatatgctaaaaagaaaagactTCAAATCTTGATAGATTTGCTAATGCACTAGCTCAGGAGCACCCTAAATCACAACACAAACTAGCATTGATTTCTCAAAGCATGCTATCTGTCCTAGCCGGCAACCTCCTGAAGAAGTTGAGTGGGACTGATGGTAGTTTATGCCTGAACCTAGGGTGCCTCAGCACATAAAATCCAGTTAGGAGGGCGACGACTTGGAATGGCGTTACATAGAGCACTATGGCAGATGCAAGGCAAAAGATCAAAAATAGAGCAGTTGCTCTAGGATCTCTCCAGCTTAATAGTGATTGAAACCTCTCTCCCTGTGTGGCGAGGTCTCCAACCACAGTTTGCACCTTTCCAGCAACACTCCTTAATCGATCGTACCTCACCCTTATGATTTCTGGAGGTCTTGTTGAAGGAAATCTGTCAAATTCCTCATCCAGCTCATCTGGATTTGCAGTGTCTGCATGAGAGAGCCGAGTATCCATGTGAGGAGGCTTCCTTGGCCGCCATCGATAGTACCATACTCCAATCAAGAACAAGTAGAGGAACATTGTTGGAAGTATCAATTCAGGGTAGAGAACCAGTATGACAAAGAGAACATGGATGAGTACAGTTGTGATAGGGTTCTTCCAAAGGCAAATTTGGCTGAACCATTTTCCTGTAGCAATCAAACCACTGAAGACGCCCATGATTCTAAAGAAATTAGCTTTGCTCCTTCTCATGCTCCACATATGGTAACCCACATCCAACATGTATTCTACCACCTCCTTTCTTAGTGGTGGCTCTGCCCGGCTCAACCTCATTGAGACTATCTGCGTGGATTGATGCCTCAGGTAGTCAAGTTGGCTAGGAGTCAAAGGATGAAGGTAATGCATCTTCGGCAGTAATGGCCTGGAATAAGTATGTAGCATATtaagcaaagaggaagaggagaatcgAACAGCCAACTGAACTTCCCCCATCTTCTTAACCCCGGATGTATGCAAAACCAAGAGAGGATATGAGTGAGTGTAAACTTTATCAGTCTCTAGTGTAGAAAGTCGAATCCGAACTTTGCCAATTCTGTTATCAGTAACACCATTAGCCTTCTCTCCACCCTGCAAGTGGCAGTTATCAAATACACCAATGGTGATAACAGTACAAGGGTCGAAAATTTCCCAGGTGTATTGCTCATTCCATTTGGGGTTGGAACTGTCAATGATTGTTCTTGTCCGAACCCATTTATGCCCATACTTAGCCACACAATAAGCATCAGTGGTGCCACGCCCATCCTTAGTCTTCATTGGCAATAATGCCTGAGCAGTTAGTATGCCAAGCTCTAGAATACCAATGCTTGGTTTCCACAACTGTTTTGCAGTAGGCCTAAGATCACTGCTATAGTGTGTGGATTCATCCAATACATGGTACCCTCCATCCAgacttaaccttagatgaatgCGACTAGCAAATTTCACTTCCTTCTTCTGCTCGCCATCAGCTACCAGATGCTTCTCTAGGTGGTACCACCTTGAACTAACAACCCGACAGTCCAATCTCCTCTCAACATTCTGTAGAGAAATAACAACCTTCCCTAGCACCTCATCCTTGTTTGGTCCAGTTCGTTCTTCCACACTTAAGATCAAATGTTCCTCAAAAGGTTCTGCAGCAACAAGCATCAAATCTTCATTCCACAGAGGATTGGCAGACCTGCTTGATGAAATCCTAGTCCTAAGAATTTGACCACCAAGGTTAACTTTAACAAAGACATCAGGGAAGCCTGGTTTTGGATTGAGCAACAAATCTTGAGCCTCAATGACATTAACTCTCAAATACCAAAGCTTAGGAGATAGGTAGACCTTTGACCTAATACTGGCAAGGCCATCACCAGGAACGGTTGCAGCATCAGAGTGCCAAGCTTCTGGGAATGCTTCATCTGCTTGTGTACCCATCCAAACAGCCAGCATCAATTCTCCCTTTACCTTCTCACCTTTGCGGTCTGCCAAACGATACCACTGTGGTGCCAATGGGCTATCCGGTGGAACTCTTTTTGGAACCTCATTAAGATCAAACAAAACCATTCCGATGAAATCATCCTTTACTAAGTCCTTGTCCTTAACAAAAACCTCAACCACAGAAGCTTGGATCCGCTCTTTTGAAAAGGCAAACACTTGGTTCCATTCAGGGTTACTCTTCTTCTCAAAATACCGAGTTGTGCCTTTGTAATTACCGAGCTTTACCTCCACATAGGGATCACAGCTCCCAGTGACATCCTTAGCCGGCAGATCCTTGGCTTTCACAACACGCACATAGAGGTACTGCATTTGTTCAACAAGGTCATAAGTGTTGGTGAGCTTGTCACCACCGCCAAGTCCGCCTCCTCCAAGGCGAGGAGCAGTCTCCTTCAAGGTGAAGTCCTCCTGAGGTAGAGGGAAAGGCCTCTGCATCTTCTGGGCTAGTGGCAAAAGGAGAAGAGTTAATATCACAGGATTAATCAATAAGGATGGAGAACTTTCAATATTACTTTAGTGAACATGCAAAAGGATGGAAATGGAAATGGAAGGGTGGGAAAAGAGATGTTTCCGCATGAGATTTGCTTGTGCCCAACTCTGGGCTTCCATGCAAGAGAACATTGTGCCCTTAACTTTGGACAAATTATGAactaatggagagtggatatatcttaaataaattcaaatcTTCAATCCTGATATCTCTTGAAGTAAAACAACAAAGAAAGCTTTATCATAATTTACAtctttacaaaaaaggaaaaaaaacaagagaATGAAATTATTGACCCTCTTCCATCCTTACTATCTTCCATTCTTATCCTGTTACATTCTAATCCTCTTTCACCTCTTCTCATGTAAACAGAGCTAAAAACCAACCACATCTGTAATTTTTTAGATATATCAATGAAATAAATActtcaaaaattctttttacaGAAGAACAGGCATGAGGATGATCAGAAGAAATGTAACTATTCCACGTTAAAACCCAAAGATTGTTGAGCTCAAAGCCTAGATCTTACGCCTTTGAAAGGTAAAGTGTGTGCTTTCTAGTAAAACTGACATGTATCTCAAGGTAAAAGGGTAGGGTTGAAAAACAACTAATGTTCTAACTTCCGAGCTGAGAGAAGATTACTGCATTGAGACTAAATTATAGGTGAAGATATCAGGCTGAACTCGTGTAGGGTTAGCCTGACGTTGAGATAAACAAAACCAACTTCATCTTCCAAACTCGGATGATTTACCACCCCATCCGCATCGAACTCATGTATGAAATACAAAAGCCCTAAAtcgcaagtttttttttttaccctaaaaacaaaaaagaaagaaaggaaagctTTATCGCACAAACTGCGAAAAATGAGAACACaaaaccccaaaaaaaaaaaagatggcaCAAAGTAATTCTACACGCTTAACGGAGcggtaaaaaattgaaaaaaaaaaaaaactagaaatgAACAAGAAAACCGAAAAGGTTCAGCCTTGAAGCGATAGGGGATACCTCAGACGAACACAATGGCGATCAAGGGAGAATGGGAGGTCGATGGACCTCCAAGGAAGGCGCAGGTGACGGAGATGGAATGGCTCTGCGCCTCTGCCCTCCCGCTTGCATACAGCAGCACTTCCGGTGTCTGATCTCTCTCAGCGGATGGGAACAAAGGAGAGATCTGAAGCGAGGTTGACGGGGGGAACGAGGCAGAGAGCGACAGCGAACGAGCGAGCGAGAAAAAGACAGCACGCAAAAGAAGAGCACGCAGCGAAGGAAAGCGGCCGCTGCTGCTGTGGTTGCAAGCTGTAGTATTAAAAAGGAATAAGAAGCGAGGTGAATGTGTCGTATTGGGAGAAAAATaacattttttaattaattttttttccaaaaacagTAGGAAATTATTACAAGTGggaatttaaaaacaaaacaTGGAAGGCGAACGTGGTGTGGAGTGACCCTGGTCGGGAGGTTGCTTGTCACGTGATGACCCCACGCTGGCGTCGTGAATGGATCCAAAAACCCAACCATGTTACGAGATtaagttcatccttttattttatttttaaaacaaataacgattattttttacaaaatacAGATTTGCCAGGGTTTAGAGTAACTTGGGATGATGAGTAACTTTTTTGGAAGCCGAGTCAGATAGGGTGTGGATGACAAGATGATAATGTTGATAGCGAGAGAGCTTGCGCACATCACATACCAATTACATCGGAGCGTTAGCGCCTAAAACTAGGGAAGAGGTCCCTTACGAAGATTCTCTGACGTTCAAGTCAAACTGAGAGTCCACCAAATTGTTGGAATGAAGTAGATGCGTATGTGTATGTATATTTGGCTAACGGGAAGGGGCTCCCTTTTAATAATATCTTTCATAATCTTCGTA contains:
- the LOC122029623 gene encoding FT-interacting protein 7-like; translation: MQRPFPLPQEDFTLKETAPRLGGGGLGGGDKLTNTYDLVEQMQYLYVRVVKAKDLPAKDVTGSCDPYVEVKLGNYKGTTRYFEKKSNPEWNQVFAFSKERIQASVVEVFVKDKDLVKDDFIGMVLFDLNEVPKRVPPDSPLAPQWYRLADRKGEKVKGELMLAVWMGTQADEAFPEAWHSDAATVPGDGLASIRSKVYLSPKLWYLRVNVIEAQDLLLNPKPGFPDVFVKVNLGGQILRTRISSSRSANPLWNEDLMLVAAEPFEEHLILSVEERTGPNKDEVLGKVVISLQNVERRLDCRVVSSRWYHLEKHLVADGEQKKEVKFASRIHLRLSLDGGYHVLDESTHYSSDLRPTAKQLWKPSIGILELGILTAQALLPMKTKDGRGTTDAYCVAKYGHKWVRTRTIIDSSNPKWNEQYTWEIFDPCTVITIGVFDNCHLQGGEKANGVTDNRIGKVRIRLSTLETDKVYTHSYPLLVLHTSGVKKMGEVQLAVRFSSSSLLNMLHTYSRPLLPKMHYLHPLTPSQLDYLRHQSTQIVSMRLSRAEPPLRKEVVEYMLDVGYHMWSMRRSKANFFRIMGVFSGLIATGKWFSQICLWKNPITTVLIHVLFVILVLYPELILPTMFLYLFLIGVWYYRWRPRKPPHMDTRLSHADTANPDELDEEFDRFPSTRPPEIIRVRYDRLRSVAGKVQTVVGDLATQGERFQSLLSWRDPRATALFLIFCLASAIVLYVTPFQVVALLTGFYVLRHPRFRHKLPSVPLNFFRRLPARTDSML